One genomic window of Aethina tumida isolate Nest 87 chromosome 3, icAetTumi1.1, whole genome shotgun sequence includes the following:
- the LOC109602925 gene encoding protein crumbs isoform X2, with protein sequence MEGITWRLTIVYTVLYYIAYLNTHTEAQVLIPSNQPEAYFNGSSYIRLQTTISLKKPTGISFRTCAGGVLFSQQQNDDLIELSVNIDGLSFHAKTAGKIIDSRIPGNFLDNKWHTVFLQYILGNLTIDIDGDTELLANNTYHSELLTSPGLYNEGAAVLLIGKQFNGCILEGPSIVFQNNVILSNHNALFESCPIPYDSCLVTDPAPKNFCLTEPCMFGKCVNGLKDYSCQCHPRYTGKNCENDLGDPCNPMPCKNGASCHGDSFGYVTCTCTPSFTGKFCDVDMSTQGLCQMKKCFNGGSCEVDLVKQVAECYCPPGFVGAHCETNVDECLSNPCLNGGVCTDGINNFTCDCSHTGYHGRYCEMDINECQAAPCLNRGTCFNTYGSYMCQCSPGFRGFHCEHDINECDSQPCFNNGECVDLRGSYGCRCRDGFVGEHCEIEQHAMTQCDASSCPPYADCVALAGGVTGCKCKPEHPGDYPNCDRDSVCARKPCLNGGVCSSDGSSFNCSCLPGYAGKVCQINVDECASMPCLNGGKCTDLVNGFDCNCTDDWMGDICEIPFDACKLKLCENNATCTTSANKREFTCACAEGFEGERCEINIDDCVGAKCAPGKVCYDLVNGFECRCPPGYAGDNCSIDLDPCAKEPCSNMATCEVDKATHEFRCICPPGYQGHTCTTDIDECQISDGICNHGICMNTLGSFQCYCTPGYAGTRCDLDIDECLSHPCKNNATCHNLINNYECDCPPGYRGKDCSIDVDECEPKPCRNGGTCIDGINDFNCVCPEGLTGKLCQTNIDDCASSPCQHDSQCIDGLNSYTCNCSETGYEGIHCEINIDDCLSDPCQNGAVCKDLVKDYECNCFNGYTGKNCEIDINECEVNPCKYDGICLEKSNRTLYLPISRELNLVLPDFFNRTFDFADAAGYICDCVPGVVGENCQTNIDECQSSPCSQGQCIDKIGGFKCECDEGFEGELCEKDIDECEVYKPCVNGRCIDKRANYYCDCDPKYGGKNCSVELTGCIDMPCLNDAQCKPYLVRETEHKFNCSCLPGYHGSRCEQQTTMSLSGNSLVIINTTRDEGYDIQFRFKTTLGDGLLALGKGSTYYILELSKGRLNLHSSLLNKWEGVFIGSNLNNSEWQKVFVAINSTHLVLSANDEQTIYPISFNENYNVSSTSFPLTYLGGIPSNLRKLTHGQPFLVGCTEDVLINGEWVLPQNTNSNWLTFNNVDVGCTRRPQCDPNPCQSGGHCTDRWRNFSCTCERPYLGHTCQYNYTAATFGYENITNSMVTVDVYDSSRRAVRNIVDISMFIRTRQSKGHIFYLGSPLTTSNSLEETYVAAQLEGGELLVSIYFNGSQESYTVGGVKLDNGFNHLIEVIRNVTLVQVKLNGTEYFRKTISATGTLDAQVLYLGGQPQLRPVRQAMDNIVTTKVDLTGPTAPAAVTTLSNVNFKGLIQDVQISSGSTTMIVEFYPLKADDIEIPIAFGNVSFDKSTVLEGIHSDDSCKVNPCQHNGECVNTWNDYMCICIRGYKGKDCTEQEFCELERCPEGAECKNLDDGYECVANATFDGKSDPLQYGFTSLPNSTVPLFDTLELTYRTRSWGTVLFAKHQDDYFVIFIFHNEVVVEWSFNGVLETRRFRKERFAGQWLTLYFTYKDAIWRGGFKENVMDEAPNFEVNEFDFETFTEVFGKGSIHVAGSVGEKFDFISAINNTDLNMTGYIPETDTTTAVSLTGNSLEVADSHSEEVPLYKVDQNKQTDRFRGCLGEIRVGGLLLPFFTTKDLYPRNHYSEVFFELLPGTSADIGCVLCYDNDCLNNGFCISPTETYKCNCTEGYTADDCSIDIDECEHNKCQNNATCHDLVAKYECICQDGYEGENCEFEIDECLSEPCRHGGKCENLIGNFKCYCPEDYIGKQCEAPLLVTCDNKPCFEGATCETGPNEKTGNNFTCFCTEGMEGSLCDTAFCMRRQCENGGVCNTTDAVPYCDCPMGFDGKYCENNIDECVLPTGGSPCQNGGQCIDKIAGYDCNCSGTGFTGLLCEIDIDECRTMKDPCGMAGRCENLPGSYRCTCGIKGKCGHHCNIDDPCETEHPCIHGDCHSQCTTKPDYVCRCHENYTGKNCTALKMAASRSDEGINILYIVVPIVLIILLGSVIGLVVLVNIARSKRATRGTYSPSAQEFCNPRVELDHVLKPPPEERLI encoded by the exons tattatattatatagcttatttaaatacacacaCCGAAGCTCAGGTTTTGATACCATCAAATCAACCAGAAGCATACTTTAATGGCTCATCTTATATTAGACTGCAAACCACGATATCCTTAAAGAAACCGACTGGAATAAGTTTTCGAACATGTGCAG gtGGAGTCCTATTTTCCCAGCAGCAAAACGATGACTTAATCGAATTGTCTGTTAATATTGACGGATTATCGTTCCACGCCAAAACTGCAGGCAAAATTATTGATAGCAGGATACCTGGAAACTTTCTCGACAACAAGTGGCATACTGTATTCCTGCAATATATTTTAGGCAACCTAACCATTGATATTGATGGTGATACAGAG CTGTTAGCAAACAACACATATCACAGCGAGTTACTAACAAGCCCAGGCTTGTATAATGAAGGGGCTGCCGTTTTACTCATAGGAAAGCAATTCAATGGTTGCATACTGGAAGGTCCCTCCATTGTGTTTCAAAACAATGTAATCTTGTCAAATCATAATGCCTTATTTGAATCATGTCCGATTCCATACGACAGTTGCCTTGTTACGGATCCGGCACCGAAGAATTTCTGTCTGACTGAACCCTGCATGTTTGGCAAATGCGTAAATGGACTAAAGGATTACTCCTGCCAGTGTCATCCTAG ATACACAGGCAAAAACTGCGAGAACGACCTAGGCGACCCGTGCAACCCGATGCCGTGCAAGAACGGCGCCTCCTGCCACGGCGACAGCTTCGGCTACGTGACGTGCACCTGCACGCCCAGCTTCACCGGCAAATTCTGCGACGTCGACATGAGCACCCAAGGCCTGTGCCAGATGAAGAAGTGCTTCAACGGCGGCTCCTGCGAGGTGGATCTGGTCAAACAGGTGGCCGAGTGCTATTGTCCTCCCGGCTTCGTGGGCGCTCACTGCGAGACGAACGTGGACGAGTGTCTGTCCAATCCTTGCTTGAACGGCGGCGTTTGTACGGACggcattaataattttacttgcGACTGCAGCCACACCGGCTACCATGGGAGGTATTGCGAAATGGACATCAACGAGTGTCAGGCGGCGCCATGTTTGAACAGGGGCACCTGTTTCAACACGTATGGCTCGTACATGTGTCAGTGCAGTCCCGGATTTAGAGGTTTCCATTGTGAACAC GACATCAACGAGTGCGACTCCCAGCCGTGCTTCAACAACGGCGAATGCGTCGACCTGCGCGGCAGCTACGGCTGCCGCTGTCGCGACGGATTCGTCGGCGAGCACTGCGAGATCGAGCAGCACGCGATGACGCAGTGCGACGCGTCGTCGTGTCCGCCGTACGCCGACTGCGTGGCGCTGGCCGGCGGCGTAACTGGTTGCAAGTGCAAGCCGGAACATCCGGGCGACTATCCGAACTGCGACAGGGACTCGGTGTGCGCCCGCAAGCCGTGCCTGAACGGCGGCGTGTGCTCCAGCGACGGGAGCTCGTTCAATTGCTCGTGTCTGCCCGGATACGCCG GAAAAGTATGTCAAATAAACGTAGACGAATGCGCCTCCATGCCTTGCCTGAACGGCGGCAAGTGCACCGACCTGGTGAACGGTTTCGACTGCAACTGCACCGACGACTGGATGGGCGACATTTGCGAAATCCCCTTCGACGCGTGCAAGCTAAAGTTGTGCGAGAACAACGCCACTTGCACGACGTCGGCCAACAAACGAGAATTCACCTGTGCCTGTGCTGAAGGTTTCGAAG gtgaAAGATGCGAGATTAACATAGACGATTGCGTTGGGGCTAAATGTGCTCCGGGGAAGGTGTGCTACGATCTCGTCAACGGATTTGAGTGCAGATGTCCTCCTGGTTATGCTGGCGACAACTGCAGCATTGATTTGGATCCCTGCGCCAAGGAACCTTGCTCTAATATGGCCACTTGCGAGGTCGACAAAGCGACGCATGAGTTCAGATGTATATGTCCTCCAGGTTATCAAG GCCACACGTGCACCACCGACATAGACGAATGCCAAATATCCGACGGCATCTGCAACCACGGCATCTGCATGAATACCTTGGGCAGCTTCCAGTGCTACTGCACGCCCGGCTACGCAGGCACCCGCTGCGACCTGGACATCGACGAGTGCCTCTCCCATCCGTGCAAGAACAACGCCACGTGCCACAACTTGATCAACAACTACGAGTGCGACTGCCCGCCCGGCTACAGGGGCAAGGACTGTTCCATCGACGTGGACGAGTGCGAGCCGAAGCCTTGTCGCAACGGTGGTACCTGCATCGACGGCATCAACGACTTCAACTGTGTGTGTCCGGAGGGACTCACCGGCAAACTGTGTCAGACCAACATCGACGACTGTGCT TCCTCGCCCTGCCAACACGATTCTCAATGCATAGATGGCTTGAATAGCTACACCTGCAACTGCAGCGAGACCGGTTACGAAGGTATCCACTGCGAGATCAACATCGATGATTGCCTAAGTGATCCGTGCCAAAATGGGGCTGTATGTAAAGACCTGGTTAAAGACTACGAGTGTAACTGTTTTAATGGCTACACCG GCAAAAACTGCGAAATTGACATAAACGAGTGCGAAGTAAACCCTTGTAAGTACGACGGAATTTGCCTGGAGAAATCAAATCGCACCCTTTATTTGCCAATATCCCGTGAATTAAATCTAGTACTGCCCGACTTCTTCAACAGAACATTCGACTTCGCCGACGCCGCAGG TTATATTTGTGACTGCGTCCCCGGAGTGGTGGGAGAGAACTGCCAGACCAACATCGATGAGTGCCAAAGCTCCCCCTGCAGTCAGGGGCAATGCATCGATAAAATCGGAGGGTTCAAGTGCGAGTGCGACGAAGGTTTCGAGGGAGAACTGTGCGAAAAGGACATCGACGAATGTGAGGTCTACAAACCTTGCGTAAACGGCAGGTGCATCGACAAACGGGCCAATTACTACTGCGACTGTGACCCCAAGTATGGAGGCAAAAACTGCTCCGTAGAACTCACGGGTTGTATCGACATGCCTTGTTTGAACGACGCCCAGTGCAAGCCGTACCTTGTTAGGGAGACTGagcacaaatttaattgttcctGCTTGCCTGGCTATCATGGAAGTAGGTGCGAGCAGCAGACCACCATGTCCTTGTCTGGCAACTCGTTGGTCATCATCAACACCACCAGAGACGAAGGGTACGACATACAGTTCAGATTTAAGACCACGTTGGGCGACGGGCTGTTGGCTTTGGGCAAAGGCTCCACTTATTACATCCTGGAATTATCCAAGGGAAGGCTTAACTTACACTCAAGCCTATTGAACAAGTGGGAAGGCGTTTTTATTGGCTCAAACCTAAACAACAGTGAGTGGCAAAAGGTGTTCGTCGCCATAAACTCCACCCACTTAGTACTGTCAGCCAACGACGAACAAACCATCTATCCCATCTCCTTCAACGAAAATTACAACGTCTCATCCACAAGCTTTCCCCTGACCTACCTAGGTGGCATTCCGAGTAACTTGCGCAAGCTCACGCACGGCCAACCCTTCCTGGTTGGTTGTACTGAAGACGTGTTGATTAATGGTGAGTGGGTGTTGCCCCAGAACACCAACTCCAATTGGTTGACGTTCAACAACGTGGACGTGGGGTGCACGAGACGGCCTCAGTGTGACCCCAATCCGTGCCAATCGGGAGGACACTGCACGGACAGGTGGAGGAACTTCAGCTGCACCTGTGAACGACCTTATTTGGGCCACACTTGCCAGTACA ATTATACTGCGGCTACTTTCGGTTACGAAAACATCACCAACTCCATGGTGACGGTCGACGTGTACGATTCATCCAGGAGGGCCGTCAGGAATATTGTGGACATAAGCATGTTCATCAGAACTAGGCAATCAAAGGGCCACATATTCTATTTGGGGTCCCCATTGACAACCAGCAACAGCCTTGAAGAGACGTATGTGGCGGCCCAACTGGAAGGTGGGGAGCTTCTTGTCAGCATCTACTTCAACGGCTCCCAAGAGTCGTACACTGTTGGAGGCGTAAAACTAGACAACGGCTTCAATCATCTCATAGAAGTGATCAGGAACGTGACTCTGGTACAAGTCAAACTCAACGGCACGGAGTACTTTAGAAAGACTATTTCGGCGACTGGTACTTTGGACGCTCAGGTACTTTACTTGGGTGGGCAGCCTCAGTTAAGACCTGTCAGACAAGCCATGGACAACATTGTGACGACCAAAGTGGATTTAACCGGCCCCACTGCTCCGGCTGCCGTTACCACCCTCAGCAACGTCAACTTCAAGGGATTGATACAGGATGTTCAGATAAGCAGTGGATCAACCACTATGATCGTTGAGTTTTATCCACTAAAGGCTGACGACATAGAAATCCCCATCGCCTTTGGAAACGTGTCTTTCGACAAGTCCACCGTGTTAGAAGGCATCCACTCAGACGACTCGTGCAAAGTCAATCCTTGCCAGCACAACGGGGAATGCGTCAACACATGGAACGATTACATGTGCATCTGCATCAGAGGCTACAAAGGAAAAGACTGTACGGAGCAGGAGTTCTGCGAGCTAGAAAGGTGTCCGGAAGGCGCCGAATGTAAGAACCTGGACGACGGGTACGAGTGCGTGGCCAACGCCACCTTCGACGGCAAATCCGACCCACTCCAGTACGGCTTCACCAGCCTCCCCAACTCCACCGTCCCCCTCTTCGACACCCTGGAACTGACCTACAGAACGAGGTCGTGGGGTACGGTACTGTTCGCCAAGCACCAGGACGACTACTTCGTCATTTTCATCTTCCACAACGAGGTGGTAGTGGAGTGGAGCTTCAACGGCGTCCTTGAAACCAGACGGTTCAGGAAGGAGCGCTTCGCCGGGCAATGGCTGACGCTTTACTTCACCTACAAGGACGCCATCTGGCGGGGCGGTTTCAAGGAGAACGTGATGGATGAGGCCCCTAATTTTGAGGTCAACGAGTTCGACTTCGAAACCTTCACGGAGGTCTTCGGTAAGGGGTCGATTCACGTGGCCGGAAGTGTTGGCGAGAAGTTCGACTTCATCAGTGCAATCAACAACACCGATTTGAACATGACCGGATACATACCGGAAACTGATACGACCACGGCCGTCTCGTTGACTGGCAACTCGTTGGAGGTTGCTGATTCACACTCGGAAGAAGTACCGTTATATAAAGTGGATCAGAACAAGCAAACTGACAGATTCAGG GGTTGTCTGGGGGAGATACGAGTAGGAGGTCTGCTCTTGCCATTCTTCACCACCAAAGATCTTTACCCACGTAATCACTACAGCGAAGTGTTCTTCGAGCTGTTACCAGGTACTTCCGCAGACATTGGATGTGTGCTGTGTTACGACAATGATTGTCTCAACAACGGTTTCTGTATCAGCCCCACAGAGACCTACAAATGTAACTGTACTGAAGGTTACACTGCAGACGACTGTTCCATAGACATCGATGAGTGTGAGCACAACAAGTGCCAAAACAACGCCACTTGTCATGACTTGGTGGCTAAGTACGAGTGTATCTGTCAGGATGGCTATGAAGGAGAAAA CTGCGAGTTTGAAATAGACGAGTGCCTGAGTGAGCCATGTCGCCACGGAGGAAAATGTGAGAACCTAATCGGCAACTTTAAGTGTTACTGCCCGGAAGACTACATCGGCAAGCAATGCGAGGCACCCCTGTTAGTTACGTGCGACAATAAACCGTGCTTTGAGGGCGCTACCTGCGAAACTGGtccaa ATGAGAAGACGGGAAACAATTTCACTTGTTTCTGCACTGAAGGAATGGAGGGGTCGCTGTGCGACACGGCGTTCTGCATGAGGCGACAATGCGAGAACGGAGGCGTATGCAACACCACGGACGCAGTACCGTACTGCGACTGCCCGATGGGCTTCGACGGCAAGTACTGCGAGAACAACATAGACGAGTGCGTACTGCCAACAGGAGGCAGCCCGTGTCAGAACGGCGGCCAGTGCATCGACAAAATCGCTGGGTACGACTGCAACTGTAGCGGTACCGGCTTCACCGGATTGCTGTGCGAAATCGACATCGACGAGTGTCGCACCATGAAGGACCCTTGCGGCATGGCCGGCCGGTGCGAGAACCTGCCCGGGTCGTACCGATGCACCTGCGGCATCAAGGGCAAGTGCGGCCACCACTGCAACATTGACGACCCCTGCGAGACGGAGCATCCGTGCATACACGGCGACTGCCACTCCCAGTGCACCACCAAGCCCGACTACGTGTGTCGCTGCCACGAGAACTACACCGGCAAAAACTGCACCGCCCTAAAA ATGGCAGCGTCCAGGTCCGACGAGGGCATCAACATTCTATACATAGTAGTACCGATAGTGCTCATAATACTTCTGGGCTCAGTTATTGGCCTGGTGGTGCTCGTTAACATAGCCAGGAGCAAACGGGCGACACGCGGTACCTACAGTCCCAGTGCTCAGGAATTCTGCAACCCGCGGGTCGAACTGGACCACGTACTTAAGCCGCCCCCCGAAGAAAgacttatttag